DNA sequence from the Brevundimonas sp. NIBR10 genome:
CCTTGTCGGTCGTGTTCTTGGACCGCCGTCCGTCAAGCGCATCGCCGCCGACATCCGATCCGGCCACATCGCTCGCTACGTCGAGCCCGGCGTGCGCCAGGTCTATATGGATGACGGCAAGGTCTATGAGGCGACGGCCGCCGACGGTTGGGAACCGCATCTGGTCCGCTGAAATCGACGTCTCGACGGCGGGATGCGGGACGCTATAAGACCGGCTGTCCGACCTGTTCGCCCGAGGAACCCATGCTGGCTCGCATCTACCGCCCCGCCAAGACCGCGATGCAGTCGGGCAAGGCCAAGACCAAGGACTGGCGGCTGGAGTTCGAGCCGGCTTCGGCTCGAACCGTCGATCCCCTGATGGGCTGGACATCCTCTTCCGACATGAACGGCCAGGTCCGGCTGTCGTTCGAGACCAAGGAAGAGGCCGTCGCCTATGCCGAGCGCCATGGCATCGCCTTCCGCCTCAGCGAGCCCCAGGAAGCGCCGCTTATTCTCAAAGCCTACGCCGACAACTTCGCCACCAGCCGCAAGCAATCCTGGACGCACTGAGCGATAGGTGGGAACGCGAACCAGCGGGTATCGCTCCCGGCTTGAGCCGCGGGGCCGTTGCCGCTAACCGTCTCCACGCTCCAGCGCCCATAGCTCAACCGGATAGAGCACCCGCCTTCTAAGCGGACCGATGTCGTTGAAATGTCAGATGGCCGTCGGAAAAAGGCGGGTCAATACTGGCGAACCGGGCCTTGAAATGACGTAACTATTTTCGGGAGTCCGACGGTCGCGACGGCCGGTGGAGGGGTCCGGGCCGCTGCGATGTCGCGCTGCATGTACCCGTACAGCTGCATGGCCATCCAGGCGAACAGGCTGATCAGGATCAGGACGGCGAGGTTGATCGCCCACTTCAATCCGTTCTTCACGTCGAGGATGGCATTGCCTAGCGCCTCATACCGCAGAGCGCATTCCCGCTCGTGGCCTTCGATCTTCGCATAGGCTCCTGCCACGGTCTGCCGTCCTTCGGTCACCTCGGGCCCTTGCTTAAACGGATGCACGCTCATTGGGTTCAACCCGCCAGCACGAGCCATGCCGCCATCAGGAAGCATAGCCCGGCGATGCCGAGGATGATCGAGAAGGCGACGCGCGGGTTCATCGGGCCAGCTCGAAATGAGGGCCATCCGTGAACGCCCGCTTGCCGATCTTGCGACGCGCGGCTCCATAGGCCTCAACGGCCGAGACCATGGCTCCGGGCGTGCCGGACTTGATGTCGGCCAGATCGATCCAGGCGCCGCCCCACCGGATCGCCACGCCCTCATCCTTGGCCGCCTGCCACATGGCCGCCGCGATGGGATAGATCGCGGGCCATTCCCAGCGCAGCTTGCCGTTGATGTATGGCACGAGGTCGACCGCATGGCCGAATCCGTCGGCCTGTGCGCGGTGCATGGAGTTGAGCGTCTGCGATGCACCGGCCGCGACAAGCCGCTTCTGTTCCTCCAGCGTGCGCAGGCCGTCGTGAACGCTGAAGTCCTGGGTCGACAGGCCGATGGCGCGCTTCACGACCCGCACGAGGTCGGGGTGGACGCCCTGCAATTCCTTGAGCGAGCCCGCCCCGAGGATATTCGTCACGGCTTCACGACCGCAACGGCATCCGACACGGCGCTGGCCACCGTGACCAGATCCTTCTTGGCCCGGTGCGTGCGCCACAGCCCGTATCCGGCGGTGCCGAGGGTCACGAGAGCGGTGGCCAGGCCTTCCACGTTGGTCAGATCGACCCATCCGCGCGAGACGGCGGCGGTGCCCAGCATCACGATGAGATAGCGGGCCGCCGCTGCAACGGGCGCGGTGCCGGCCTTGACGGTGATCGGATTCGAGAAAAAGTCGGTCATCGCCGTGGCCTTTCGCGCGGGGGCAATCTTCGGTTGCTGCACCATCGCGATAGGGGCCGTTAGCGGGAATGCACCGGCGTCATTCTGAGCGGGGAGCAGCAAGGGCTTCGGCGGCCGACTGACGGTCTGGGAAGCGGCCGAGGCAGACATATCGCCCCGTGAACGCCGCCCATTCGGATTCGCTGATCTGGGCGTCCAGAACGTCGTCGATGATCTCGGCGGCGTCTTCCGGGCGCATCCCCTCGATCGCCTGCGGGCGTTGCGCCAGGCATCGGACGACCCCGATCTTTTCCCCGTCACGCAGCACGTTCATGATGAAGCTGTTCGACGTGCCGGGAAGGCTCGCGTGTTCAAAATGGATCATGCCTGTGGCTTCCTGATGAGCTTGTAGCGAAGGCCTTCGGTGACAATGTTCGAGTGGTAGTAGCTGCCGGTCCCAGACGCCGTGAACACAAGCTCGAACTTCATGGTCAGGCCGACCGGCGTGCAGGTCAGGGCGAAGAAGTTCGCATTTCCCGAGGACACTTCTGTTGAGTCGATGGTGACCGCAGCCAAGGCTCCGGTGTTGTCCTCAACCCGGCCGACGACCTTCAGGCTCCCGCCCGCCACGCCCTGAACAAGACCGTGGGCAGTGAAGGTGAACTCGACGCCCGTGTATGCGGCGATGTCGATCTGATACAGCCAGCGGGTGTGCGCGCCGGTCGCGAGGCCTTGTTTGTAGACACCGGTGCCCCGGCTATCGACGCCTTGAGTCTTGACCCGGCTCTCGGTCATGAGCGGCATGGACGAGACCGGATCGATCTCCCCGCCGACCGCGACGTCAATGACCCAGCCGTGGATGCTCTCGGGCGGCGTCGTGGTGAAGCGCGCCAGATAGCGAGCCTGGGCGTCCAGTTGCCCGTTCGTGATGCGGACGTTGGTCATATATTCGCCGACGTCGCAGGAGATCAGAGCGGCCTCAGCGGCTGTGATCTGGCCCGGCTCGAACGTGATGTCGCCGATGACCGTGGACGGAGACGACACCTTGAACCGCAGGACGGCGGGCTTGGTTTCGAGATCGCCGGCCGTGACGCCGGTATCCCACGCCTGATTGCCCTTGAAGGACCGGAAGTGGTTCCCGGTGCCCGACCCGTCCTCGGCGAGGAAGGTGTATTTGGCGTTGATCGCGCCGACCAGGGCCGGGTCGTAGAACGTCCACAGATCCTCGATCAGGTTGTTGTTGAACCAGTTTTCCTCGCCGTGGATCGAGGCGCGCGTACCGAGCGCGTTGTGCATGGTCGTGAAGCAGCCGATCGACGTGATGCGGTTGAACTTGCAGTTCTCGACCAGGTGCGAGTCGCCGGTCAGCTTGAGCGCGCTCGTCGCCGTGTTGGAGATCGAGCCGATGGTGTTGACGGCCTTGAACCGGCCGATCGTGCGGTTGCGCTGGGGGGCGGCGACGGCACAGGTCATGTGGGGTTTGTTGGTCGGGATCGTCCACACCGACGCCTCGTCAAATCCGACAAGGTTCGGAACGCCCTCCAGCTCAATCCCATCGGCCAGCGAGAAGACGTTCGGCGGCATGATGGCCGTGCCGCCCTCGTTGATCGACGCCTGGATCATCGCCTCGATCGCGACCGTGTACGGCCCGGATGCGAGGCCCGTGCTGACGTCCTCGAACGTCCGTGCCTTGACGCCGCCGCCGGTCTTGTCCCGGAATCCCTTGGGGTCGGCAGACAGCCCCGCAGGCTCGGTGTAGGTGATCCCGGCCATCGTTACACCTGCTGGAGAATGGATGCGAAGAAGCCGGTGCCGTCGCCGGCCGCTCCGTCGCCGCTGTTCGGGTCGGTGACCGACGCGTCGAAATCGACCGGCGTGACGGTGCCGATCGCGTTGCGGTAGGTCTTCGTGTCGAGGGTGCTGGCGCCGGTCACAGTCACACCGACGTCGAGGCCGACCCATGCAGCATCGGACCCAGAAGTGCGCAGATCGTAGGCTCGGGCCCCGATGCAGTTGACCAGCAGGAAATGCTCGTCGGATGTCGCGCCGGTGATCCCGCAGTATTGCAGCTTGCCGGTGAGATCGAGGCCGACCACGCCATCGAAATAGCCAGACCGCTCCTTGTGGTAGCGGAAGGTCGTGCGGACATCGAAGTCTTCGATCTTGCCGAAGGTCGCCGCAGACGCGGTGATCCGAGCGTCGATAGCGTTGCCGGCGAATCCTTCCATCTGGCCCGGGTTGAACTTGAAGGTGCTGAGCTTCGCGCCGTTCCGCGCGTTCATCCGCAGCCCGTGCAGGGCCGTGATCGTGCCGTCCGCGCCGTCGCCCTGGACTTTGCAGTCCTCCGACCAGGTGAAATCACCCATGGTCTTGGCCTTGCCCGAGGCGGCCTCGCCATAGAAGTCGTATGCGATGCCCGCGCGACCGCCGTACGATTGCGTGTCGCCGAAGAAGGAGACGTTGCGGATCTCTGCGACGTTGGGGGCACCGGCGCCCGTTTCACTGTTGACGACGCGCACGCCATAGCCGCCGCCCGCGCCGGTCTGCGGCGGAGCGAAGGTGCAGGACTCGACGTCAACCTCGGTCGTTTGTGCGCCGCCTGGCGACAGGCCGACGTGCAGGCCGGTGGATACGGCCTTGGTGTTCGAGATCGCCGTGCAGTTCTTGAGGTGCAGGCGGTTGAGCGACCGGATCTCGAAGCAGCGGGTGAAGTCGGTCGCGTGAACATTCCGAACGATGTTCGGGATCAGGCCGGTCAGGCGCTTGTCGTTGGACCCGTCCGCGTTCGCGCCGCCGTCGCCAGCAATCAGGATGCCGACGTCGGTAGGCGTACTGGACGGGACGACCGAGAAGTCTTGCAGGCTGTATTCACAGATCGCCGCGTTGCCCGTCTGGGCCCCACGCACATAGATGGCCGCCGCGTCGCCGGAGCCGCCGATCGGATAGAAGCGTGTGCCCGAGCCGTCCGGCGAAACGCCGGCGCCGTGGACATGCTGGGGTCGGTTCAACTCAGGAAGAAGCAGGAACGGGTCTTCGAGCGCATAGGCCTCGTCGAGGAAGGCCATCTTCTGGGAGGCCCGCGCCATGCGATTCAGCTTGGCGGCCACCGGAGTCGGGGAATCCCCGTCGACCTCGGCCTCGTCATAGTCGCCGAACGCGCCAAACCACGGAGCCCAGGCCTCGACCAGGCCGCGCATTTCGCCTGCGCCGATGCACCAGTTGGCCCACGACGGGGCGATGATCCGCGACGTGGGGGGAACGGTCAGGGTCTTGCCGGACGCGATGCTGACCTGCCCCCGCGTGATGTCGAGCGTGCAGTATTCCGGCAGCGTCTCGTCGTCGTTGACGTAGAGGACGCCGCTGTGGTGGGTCAGATACCGGCCCGTCGACAGGGCCGTGACCAGCGCGGCGCTGTCGTCGGTGACGCCATCCCGGTAGATCGTGGCGTAGTCATAGACGTCGATGACGCGGCTGAACCGGACGTCGGAGCGCAACAGGCGGCCCGACGGCACGACCCGCTCGGCGTTCGCCGTGATGTCGGCCACCACGGCGGCGGGCTCGACATAGCCGGATACGCTCGCGCCCGAAGTGGGAATCGTCACCCAGGTTGCGGTCGTTGTGCCGTCGCAGGTGATCGCATCCTCTTGCGGGAGGCCCGCGACCCAGAGGCGTACACGGCGGACAGTGGCCGCAGACACGGCGACCGGGAGGGTAAAGGTGGCGGCCGTGAAGTCCTGATCGGTGTCGATCGGATAGCTGGCCGTGACCATCGCAGCAGCAGCAGCCACCGCGACGGCGGCCGCGTTCTGTGCGACCAGAGCGTCCTCGGCGGCCGATACGGCGGCGGCGGATGCGGACGTGTCGATGGCGAGTTGCTGCCGGGCCAGGTCTTGCTGACGCGCCGTGACCTTGTTCAGGTCGCTGTTCAGCGCGGGCATGCCCAGCGGGGCCGACCGGCTGAACTGGCTCTCGCGCTCGCCGACCACGAAGCGGTCCACCGTCACGGTGACATTGGCCACCGGGGTGTTCAGCGTCACCTCGCCGGAGCCGTATCCGCCCTCGACGGTCTCGCCGTTCTGGATGAAAAAGCCCTCGACGGTGTAGAGGCTCGCATCCAGCAGGACCGGGCCGTCACCGGAGTCGATGTAGATCAGGACGTCGGCCGCATCCCAGAACGGGAAGTCGAACGGAAACACCGCCTGGGGCGTCGCGCCGACAACCGTATCGGGCGCGGTATCGAAGGCTGGGACGACGACGTTGGCCATGGTCGCAGGGTCGGGCCTGCGACGCGGGGCCGGAATGCACCGCTATGGGCGCAGCAGCATGGCCGGCGCGTCCTCGCCCTCGACCTTCTCGCCCCACGATGTCGTGCGGCCCTGCGCATCGCTGGCCAGGTCGTCGAGGTAGGCGGCCGATCCCTCGGTGCGCAGGCGGGATTCCACCTGGGGCCACAGCTCGATCAGGGCATCGTAGTCATAGGCCTTGTCCTGACCGACGCCGAGGCGGCGTTGCAACTCGGCCGCGACCTCGGGCGCCATCGCCTCAAGCTGGCCCCAAAGCTCGTTGCGATCCTCCAGCGCCTTGTTCTGGAATCCGGGCTGGCGCGTCACCACCATGGCGTTGCGCAGCTCGGCGACCGTCACGCGCTCGATCGCGTCCTCGATCGTCTGGCGGGTCGTGCGGTTCATCGGGGGCAGGGGGGCGCCGCCGTCCTTGGGTTCGGCACCGTTCAGCTCGCCCATCATCCGGCTAGCCTCGCGAGCGAAGACCTCGGCGCGGATCAGGGGGTGCAGCCGGCGCGTTGACGCCTCGCCCTGCTGGCTCATGACGAACGCCTGCCCGGCGTCGTCAAGCTCGGTGAAGATCGCCTGCGCCGCCTCGGGACGGCCGCGCTCCTGATACTCCTTGATGCCGTTCAGGGCCCGGCGCAGTTCCGACGACTTGGCCCCGGCGCGGTCGTAGAACTCGCGCTTGTCCTGCGAGCCCCGGAAGGCCGGGCTGACGAAGCGTCGGACCACAGGCAGATCAGTCCATGACCCGCTCGGACGGTCGGGATCGGCCGCGTCGCTCGCGCCCATGATGTACGAGCCGAACGGGCCGCCGAAACCCTGGATCGCATAGTCGATCTTGGCCGGGCTGATGTTCAGCAGATCACCCAGCGACTTCGACAGGCTGCTGTTCCAGACCTGGTACTGAAGCTCGGGCGGCATGGACTCCAGGTACTCGGGCACGATCGGGCGGCCGGTCTGGGCATTGGTGTTCGACTTCAGGCCGCCGAAGACATCGGCCAGCGGGATCCCTGTCGGCGGGGCAAACAGCATGGCCAGTCCCTTCCACATCTTGCCCCACGCTTCCTCGTCCTGACCGACGGTCGCCTCGATCCCGCGCTCGGCGATGTTGGACAGGAAGGCGAGCTCGAACGGCTTGGGGATGCGATACAGGTTGCCGGCGAACGGGATCGTCCAGTGGGTCGCCCGGGTCTTCTCGTTGGCCTGCTGATAGTCCGGGTCGTCATGGAACATGGCCGCGATGGCCGCGCCGAACGTCGCGATGGCCGCCACCTTGGTCCACGCCTTGCCCGCCAGCTTGAGGGCCGCCGCGTCCTCGGCACGCATGTTGCCGCCAGGCTGGCCGGAGATCAGTGGGCGCAGGGCATCTTTCAGCGGCACGCGCGTCAAAGCTCCGTCGGTGCCCAGCACGCGCAAGGTCTTGTCGAGGCCCTGCACATAGGCGTTCAGGAAGGTCACCAAGCGGCGGGTGTAGTGCATCTTCGAGCCGTGGCGGCCGAAGTCGATGACGTCGCGCGCCGTGAACGACGCCTCGATCAGGGAATCGTATTCCGATAGCCCGGCCTTCCGCGCACGATCGAACCCGCGCTTAAAGATTTGTAGGCGGGTGCCGACCTCGGTGACCTCGCTCAGCTGGAGCAGGCCGCCGAGGCTCGACAGGTATTTGGCCTTGATGCCCTTCTGCGCCAGCGCCAGCACGTCGGCCTTGTGCAGCGCCTCGCCCAGCATGGCCGTGTTCGCACCGCCTGCCAGCCCGCCGCCCAGGTTGTAGACCCGCGAGGCATCGGCGCCGGTGAACTCGTCGATCACGCCTTTGGCCCCTTCGCCGGGCTTGAACCCGACGTCGGTCACGATCCACGTCGACAGCTGGTCGCGGATGAAGTTGGAGAACAGGAACGCCGGGTCGCGGGTGATCGTGCGGGCCAGCAGGGTGGTCCCGGCGGCGACGGTATTCAGGAAGGTGTCCTGCATGTCCTTGGACATGCCGCCCATGGCCTCGAAGACGTCCTTGCCCCACTCCTGGTCGACGATCTCCCATGCTTCGCGTTGACCATTGCGCCATGCGTACAGGATGGCCTGGCCCGCGTCGTTGACCTCACCGGTGCGCCATTCATCGGCGGCCTCGGTGTCGAACAGGTCCATGGTGTCGTCACCGCGCGCGCCCTCGACCTTGCGGACAGGGCGAGGGACTTTGCGGATCCAGGCGTTCGCCGCATCCGGGTCGCCGACCGCCTTCGCCACGGCATCGAACCGTTCACCCAGCCGGATCAGCGACAGGTTCAACTCGTTCTGGCGGATGCGCTGCGACAGGCGATAGGTGCGTTCGATCAGCACGGATGTGGGGTCGACGACATCGCGTTCCGACCCCTTGAACGCCTTGACCGTCTCGCCCTTGTTCGATGCCGACCCGCCCTTGCCGGTCTTCACCTGGTCGTCCATGACCCGGCGCAGGGGCACGTAGAAGTCCCGACCGGCGATCGAGGCGTCGTAGGTCACCTTGTCGATCAGCCCGCCGTCCAAGGCCTTCTTCAACAGCCCGCCGCTGAACTCGTTGACCGAGTCCGACAGCGCCCGGAACTCGGGATCTTGCGTGTCGATGTGCTGAACGAAGGCGTCGGCCTGTTCCTTGGTGCGGGCGACGGGCGGCTTCTCGATCTCGCCGCGGCCGAACCGGTCCCACTCGATGCTCGCGCGCCGGGCGACCATGTATTCGTTGAACCGTTGCAGCGCGACCTCGGGCACCTCACCGGCCCGCTTGGCGCGCACGGATACGGCGGACAGCACGTCCGACATGGCGGGCGTGGTCGGCTCCATGCCGCGATAGGCATGCACGCCATGCAGTAGGTCTTGATGCCCGATCGCGGCCCAATCGTACCGGCCGCGCGCCAGCTTGCGCGGGTCTTGGCTGGGCAGCAGGTCTTCGGGTGCACCGGTGATGCCCTCGATGCCGCTGCGCAGGTCTTCGGTGGCGCGGTAGAGCGGATGCTGGTCCGACACGACGGCGGTATAGGCGCGACCCAGGAAGTCGCCGACCATCTGTGGAATCTCGCCCTCGCGCACGCGGGCCAGCGCGTCCTTGATCGGCGACTTGCGATCGACACGCTGGACGATGCCGAACTCGGGAACGACGGGGGCGGCCGGGGTGTCGACGGTGCCGTCGGCACGCGGCACGGCGGGCACGTCCACCTCGATGCCGTCAGGGCCCACGACGCTGATGCCCTCGGTTCCGGTGCCGACCAGATCGGGGCGTGGGGCGACAGGATCGGTAAAGGCGCGGCGGACCATCTGGGATACCGGACGCACGGCATCCGTGGCCCCGCTGATGACGGCCCCGAACACGGCGGCCCCGGCGGTCTGGAGCGGGCTGTACTCGTCCTGCACGCCGGACCCGACGTCGTTGCCCTGGAGCAGCACGTCGGCGCCTGCGTTGACGCCAGCAGCCCCGGCCGCACGCCCGACCACGGTCTTCCCGGGCGCGACCCATGAATCCGGCGAAACGCCAGCACCGACCACCTGACCGGCAAGGAAGGCCGCGAAATCGCCCACACCCCCGATCGGATCGGCCGCTGCGCGCGCATCGTATGATGCCCGACGGGCCCGCTCGCGCGCGATCATGGGCGCGTCACGGCGGGTCTGGTCGTTCACGCTGCGGAGGTAACCCCGATCCTGCCCAAGGGTGGCGTCCAGAACGCGGTCGGTATTTCCGCCCTCAAGAATCTGAGGGGTCAGGAAGAAGTCCGCCATCGGGTCCACGCCATCATTCTGGGGATCGAGCGACCTCTGGAGTTGGCCGGCACCCGACCGTTCCCAGCCGTCCTGCACGTTCTCAAGGAACCGCTGGCCCCATGACCGCTGCGGCGGATCCTTGACCATGCCGCGCCGCATCAGTTCTTCATAGGCCGCCTTCTGCTCGGGCCGCATGGCATTGCGGCGGTAGAGCTCGGCCATCGCCGCCTCGCGCTCGCTCATTGGCCATACGCCATGCGGTTCAGTTCTTCGACCGACATGGCGCTCACGCTACGGCCGGATGCGCCCGCGCCGGCACGGTTAATGGTCTCGGCGCGCGCGGCGGACCCGGCCTGCTGGACAAGCTGGGGCGTCGGACGCTGGCCAGCCGTCGCCGTCTGCGTAAGCCTCGCCGAGATCATGGCCGCGAACCGCGTATCGCCCCGGACCTCCAGCACGTCCTGCAAGACCTGCTGGCCATAGCGTCCGTGCATTTGAACGACGCGCTGCTGGTAGCGCGTGAAGCCGTCGGTGTCGTTCGCCCGGGCGAACCGCTCCAGGTCACCGGCATAGACCGCCAGAGATTGGACCGGCAGGGTTTGGCGACGACCAGAGGCTATGCCCGTGCGCTCCTGCGCATCGAGATTGGCCTGCACATAGCCCTCGACCGCCGGGACGCTGTTGGGCGCCGCCATATACCGTTCGCGCGCTGCCTTCACGGCGAAGTCTTGCTGGACGCTGACGGCCGGGTCGGCGTTGCGAACGGAGCGCTGGCCCTGATAGGCGTCATAGGCCTGTGCCGCACGACCGGCGCCCAACGCCGCCAGCACCTTGCGCGGATATTCGGCCGACCGCGGATTCCCGCGCGACTCCACGCCCGCAAGCCATGCCTCGCGCGTGATACCGCCGGAGCGCGGATCGCCGACCGACCGCAGCCAGCCGTCCACATTGCCCTCGCCCGCGTGATAGGCGGTGACGGCGAGGAAGGTGTCGCCGTTGTAGCGGTCCAGCAGTTCCTTCAGGTAGGCCTTCCCGATCTGCTGGTTGTAGGCCGGATCGTTCCGCAGGCGGTTGGCGTCGAAGGCCAGGCCCAGCGAGCCCGCAATGCGGCGGGCGGTCTCAGGGATCACCTGCATGACACCCATGGCACCGCCACCGGCCGGACCCGCGCCGTCGGGGTCCGCGCTCATGAGTCCGTTTCGGCCGCCGCTCTCGACCTGCATGACCGCTGCGGCGACGGTGTTCAGGTCCGCGTCGTCGCCGACGATCGGCATGTTGGCCAGGGTCGTGCGCTGGGCTGTGCGCTCGGCAATGCGAGCCGCCGCCTCTTCGGGCCCGAGATTGGACAGGTCGCCGACCAGCTGGTGAAACTCCAGCGCATCGGCGCGCTTCTTGTACCAAGCGGCGACCCCGGCATTGCCGCTAACGGCCCGCACCATGTCCTCGGTCAGGCCGGAGCCTTGGCCGGTCAGTTGCATCCGGCCGACGTCTTCCTCGACCTGCCGGTCCATTTCGCGCTCGGCCGCATTGCGTTCGGCCTCGGCGGCGTTGCGGCGCTGGTTGGCCAGCCCGACTTCCTGGTTCAGGGCGTCGCGGGCGCTGCTGCTGGCCAGCGCCTTCTCGGTCGGCGACAGGCCCATGTCCGTGGTCTGGAGCGCCTGCAACTCGGCATAGGCCGCGTCCGTGCCCTCGGTGCGCTGGATGTTCAGGATGTGCGCCGACACCGCGCCGGCCTTGATGCGGCCGACCGTCTCGTCACGCTTCAGGGCGGCTTCTTCGGGCGACATCTGGAAGGCCGGGTTGTCGGCCAGTCCGTCGTACATGAGCTGGATCTGGAGCAGGTTGCCCTGCACCTGCTCGCTGGCCAGAACATCGGCGAGCGGCTGGCCGGTGGCGAGGCCGATCGTCTCGGTCGTCAGCCGCTCAATACGGGCCACCGTCGCGCCCTCGGCCTCGCGAAGGTCCGCCTGGGCCCGGGCGCCACGGATGGTCGACAGGATGCCGTTGCTGCGCTGATCGAAATCGGCGCTCCAGTCCATCGCGAGCGCGGCGGGAACGGCGGCCGTGATGGCGTTCGATCGATAGTCGGCGGCGGCCTTCTGGTATCCCTCGGGATCGTAGAGGTGTTCGGCCTTCAGCGCGTCCAGGTCGGCGTCACGCTGGTTCGATAGCCGCGCCATCGTGCCCTGCTGGAGCGCGGCGTTGTAACGGGCGTCGGCGCCGGTGATGACCGTGCGCTGGTTGAACTCGCCCGCCGCAAAGTCGTGGTTCGCGATCTCTACGGCCTGCTGCTGCACGGCGGGCTCGATGACGTCGACCAGGCGGCCGAGTCCTTGCGCGGCCTGTCCGAATGCCTCGGAAGCAGCAGCTTCACCCGCGCCGAACCCGCGCGTGTCGGCCAGTGTGGTCGCGACGTCTCCACGGCGGCCGGTGTCGATCCCCGTTCCTGCGCCGGCCATCTACTTCTTGCCCGCCATGGAGCCATAAGACGCGGCGTTGGCGAACGACCCAGCGCTGTTCAGCACCGACAGAGGGATCGCCCATTTGGCGGCCGTGCCGTAGCCCTTCGCCGCCATGCCCGCGTTCT
Encoded proteins:
- a CDS encoding M15 family metallopeptidase; translated protein: MTNILGAGSLKELQGVHPDLVRVVKRAIGLSTQDFSVHDGLRTLEEQKRLVAAGASQTLNSMHRAQADGFGHAVDLVPYINGKLRWEWPAIYPIAAAMWQAAKDEGVAIRWGGAWIDLADIKSGTPGAMVSAVEAYGAARRKIGKRAFTDGPHFELAR
- a CDS encoding transglycosylase SLT domain-containing protein, with translation MAGAGTGIDTGRRGDVATTLADTRGFGAGEAAASEAFGQAAQGLGRLVDVIEPAVQQQAVEIANHDFAAGEFNQRTVITGADARYNAALQQGTMARLSNQRDADLDALKAEHLYDPEGYQKAAADYRSNAITAAVPAALAMDWSADFDQRSNGILSTIRGARAQADLREAEGATVARIERLTTETIGLATGQPLADVLASEQVQGNLLQIQLMYDGLADNPAFQMSPEEAALKRDETVGRIKAGAVSAHILNIQRTEGTDAAYAELQALQTTDMGLSPTEKALASSSARDALNQEVGLANQRRNAAEAERNAAEREMDRQVEEDVGRMQLTGQGSGLTEDMVRAVSGNAGVAAWYKKRADALEFHQLVGDLSNLGPEEAAARIAERTAQRTTLANMPIVGDDADLNTVAAAVMQVESGGRNGLMSADPDGAGPAGGGAMGVMQVIPETARRIAGSLGLAFDANRLRNDPAYNQQIGKAYLKELLDRYNGDTFLAVTAYHAGEGNVDGWLRSVGDPRSGGITREAWLAGVESRGNPRSAEYPRKVLAALGAGRAAQAYDAYQGQRSVRNADPAVSVQQDFAVKAARERYMAAPNSVPAVEGYVQANLDAQERTGIASGRRQTLPVQSLAVYAGDLERFARANDTDGFTRYQQRVVQMHGRYGQQVLQDVLEVRGDTRFAAMISARLTQTATAGQRPTPQLVQQAGSAARAETINRAGAGASGRSVSAMSVEELNRMAYGQ
- a CDS encoding ETC complex I subunit, translated to MLARIYRPAKTAMQSGKAKTKDWRLEFEPASARTVDPLMGWTSSSDMNGQVRLSFETKEEAVAYAERHGIAFRLSEPQEAPLILKAYADNFATSRKQSWTH
- a CDS encoding LPD38 domain-containing protein produces the protein MSEREAAMAELYRRNAMRPEQKAAYEELMRRGMVKDPPQRSWGQRFLENVQDGWERSGAGQLQRSLDPQNDGVDPMADFFLTPQILEGGNTDRVLDATLGQDRGYLRSVNDQTRRDAPMIARERARRASYDARAAADPIGGVGDFAAFLAGQVVGAGVSPDSWVAPGKTVVGRAAGAAGVNAGADVLLQGNDVGSGVQDEYSPLQTAGAAVFGAVISGATDAVRPVSQMVRRAFTDPVAPRPDLVGTGTEGISVVGPDGIEVDVPAVPRADGTVDTPAAPVVPEFGIVQRVDRKSPIKDALARVREGEIPQMVGDFLGRAYTAVVSDQHPLYRATEDLRSGIEGITGAPEDLLPSQDPRKLARGRYDWAAIGHQDLLHGVHAYRGMEPTTPAMSDVLSAVSVRAKRAGEVPEVALQRFNEYMVARRASIEWDRFGRGEIEKPPVARTKEQADAFVQHIDTQDPEFRALSDSVNEFSGGLLKKALDGGLIDKVTYDASIAGRDFYVPLRRVMDDQVKTGKGGSASNKGETVKAFKGSERDVVDPTSVLIERTYRLSQRIRQNELNLSLIRLGERFDAVAKAVGDPDAANAWIRKVPRPVRKVEGARGDDTMDLFDTEAADEWRTGEVNDAGQAILYAWRNGQREAWEIVDQEWGKDVFEAMGGMSKDMQDTFLNTVAAGTTLLARTITRDPAFLFSNFIRDQLSTWIVTDVGFKPGEGAKGVIDEFTGADASRVYNLGGGLAGGANTAMLGEALHKADVLALAQKGIKAKYLSSLGGLLQLSEVTEVGTRLQIFKRGFDRARKAGLSEYDSLIEASFTARDVIDFGRHGSKMHYTRRLVTFLNAYVQGLDKTLRVLGTDGALTRVPLKDALRPLISGQPGGNMRAEDAAALKLAGKAWTKVAAIATFGAAIAAMFHDDPDYQQANEKTRATHWTIPFAGNLYRIPKPFELAFLSNIAERGIEATVGQDEEAWGKMWKGLAMLFAPPTGIPLADVFGGLKSNTNAQTGRPIVPEYLESMPPELQYQVWNSSLSKSLGDLLNISPAKIDYAIQGFGGPFGSYIMGASDAADPDRPSGSWTDLPVVRRFVSPAFRGSQDKREFYDRAGAKSSELRRALNGIKEYQERGRPEAAQAIFTELDDAGQAFVMSQQGEASTRRLHPLIRAEVFAREASRMMGELNGAEPKDGGAPLPPMNRTTRQTIEDAIERVTVAELRNAMVVTRQPGFQNKALEDRNELWGQLEAMAPEVAAELQRRLGVGQDKAYDYDALIELWPQVESRLRTEGSAAYLDDLASDAQGRTTSWGEKVEGEDAPAMLLRP